Proteins encoded in a region of the Pseudomonas sp. GOM7 genome:
- a CDS encoding DUF2025 family protein, giving the protein MSITSAQICQAADQLQGFVGFNAKTGQYLLRFSEDSFGLDVPAETITPTSEYVWQAYDVGLMRLDRQRLAWLQAQRIDDRVNLGEPLRVYLRRSDLPEIRAERRPLNCA; this is encoded by the coding sequence ATGAGTATCACGTCCGCCCAGATCTGCCAGGCCGCCGACCAGTTGCAGGGCTTCGTCGGCTTCAACGCCAAGACCGGCCAGTACCTGCTGCGTTTTTCCGAAGACAGCTTCGGCCTCGATGTGCCGGCCGAAACCATCACCCCCACCAGCGAATACGTCTGGCAGGCCTATGACGTCGGCCTGATGCGCCTGGATCGCCAGCGCCTGGCCTGGCTGCAGGCGCAGCGCATCGATGATCGGGTCAACCTCGGCGAGCCGCTGCGGGTTTATCTGCGGCGCAGTGACCTGCCGGAAATCCGCGCCGAGCGCCGCCCGCTCAACTGCGCCTGA
- a CDS encoding NUDIX hydrolase has translation MKTTLHIAAACLFDERGRLLLVRKRNTRFFMLPGGKREPGEDALSALERELLEELELRLDATALQPLGQFQAPAANEADTWLQADIYRAALPHAVQAAAELEELRWLDTTAPLRDDLAPLLREQVLPALQRLH, from the coding sequence ATGAAAACCACACTGCATATCGCCGCTGCCTGCCTGTTCGACGAACGCGGCCGCCTTCTGCTGGTACGCAAGCGCAATACGCGCTTCTTCATGCTGCCTGGTGGCAAACGCGAACCGGGCGAAGATGCCTTGTCGGCGCTCGAGCGCGAGCTGCTCGAAGAGCTGGAACTACGGCTAGACGCCACCGCGCTGCAACCGCTCGGCCAGTTCCAGGCACCTGCCGCCAACGAAGCCGATACCTGGCTGCAGGCGGATATCTACCGCGCCGCCCTGCCCCACGCTGTGCAAGCGGCTGCCGAGCTGGAAGAACTGCGCTGGCTCGACACCACCGCCCCCCTGCGCGATGACCTGGCGCCGCTGCTGCGCGAGCAAGTGCTGCCGGCCTTGCAACGCCTTCATTGA
- a CDS encoding YebC/PmpR family DNA-binding transcriptional regulator has protein sequence MGAQWKAKPKEAAANARGKIFGKLVKEIMIAARNGADPDMNPKLRLAVHQAKKASMPKDTLERAIKKGAGLSGEVINYERTLYEGFAPHQVPLIVECLTDNVNRTVAEIRVLFRKGQLGASGSVSWDFDHVGLIEASSDSDADPELAAIEAGAQDFVPDDEGATLFITDPTDLDAVCKALPEQGFTVNSAKLGYRPKNPVTSLTPEQMEEVEAFLEAIDGHDDVQNVYVGLAG, from the coding sequence ATGGGCGCCCAGTGGAAAGCCAAACCCAAAGAAGCCGCCGCCAATGCCCGAGGCAAGATCTTCGGCAAGCTGGTGAAGGAAATCATGATCGCCGCGCGCAACGGCGCCGACCCGGACATGAACCCCAAGCTGCGCCTGGCCGTGCATCAGGCCAAGAAGGCCTCGATGCCCAAGGACACCCTGGAGCGCGCCATCAAGAAAGGTGCCGGGCTGTCCGGTGAGGTGATCAACTACGAACGCACCCTGTACGAGGGCTTCGCCCCCCATCAGGTGCCGTTGATCGTCGAGTGCCTGACCGACAACGTCAACCGCACCGTGGCCGAGATCCGCGTGTTGTTCCGCAAGGGCCAGCTCGGCGCGTCCGGCTCAGTGAGCTGGGATTTCGACCACGTTGGCCTGATCGAAGCCAGCAGCGACAGCGATGCCGACCCGGAACTGGCCGCCATCGAAGCCGGTGCTCAGGACTTCGTACCGGATGACGAGGGCGCCACCCTGTTCATCACCGACCCGACCGACCTCGACGCCGTGTGCAAGGCGCTGCCGGAGCAGGGTTTCACCGTCAACTCGGCCAAGCTCGGCTACCGCCCGAAGAACCCGGTGACCAGCCTGACGCCGGAGCAGATGGAAGAAGTCGAGGCCTTCCTCGAAGCCATCGACGGCCATGACGACGTGCAGAACGTTTACGTCGGCCTCGCCGGCTGA
- a CDS encoding EamA family transporter encodes MTPKDLLLALLVILVWGLNFVVIKVGLHGMPPMLLGALRFMLAAFPAILFVRRPQVPLRWMLAYGATISLGQFACLFYAMYVGMPAGLASLVLQSQAFFTLFFAALFLGERLRRSNLFGLLVAASGLALIGLEGGQAMTLAGFALTIAAASMWALGNVVTRKLGKVNLVGLVVWGSLIPPLPFLGLSLWLEGPQVIGDSLRHFSLDSALVLAYLAFGATILGYGLWSRLLSRYPASQVAPFSLLVPVVGISSSAMLLGERLGALQMAGAALVMVGLLINVWGGRLLDGWRQRAATLP; translated from the coding sequence ATGACCCCCAAGGATCTATTGCTGGCACTGTTGGTGATCCTGGTCTGGGGGCTGAATTTCGTGGTCATCAAGGTGGGCCTGCACGGCATGCCGCCGATGCTGCTGGGGGCACTGCGCTTTATGTTGGCCGCCTTCCCGGCGATTCTCTTCGTGCGCCGGCCGCAGGTGCCACTGCGTTGGATGCTGGCCTATGGCGCGACCATCTCGCTGGGGCAGTTCGCCTGCCTGTTCTATGCCATGTACGTGGGCATGCCTGCCGGCCTGGCTTCGCTGGTGCTGCAGTCGCAGGCGTTCTTCACCCTGTTCTTCGCCGCGCTGTTTCTTGGCGAGCGGCTGCGCCGTAGCAATCTGTTCGGCCTGCTGGTGGCGGCCTCGGGCCTGGCATTGATCGGCCTGGAAGGCGGGCAGGCGATGACCCTGGCCGGTTTCGCCCTGACCATCGCCGCCGCTTCGATGTGGGCGCTGGGCAACGTGGTGACGCGCAAGCTGGGCAAGGTCAATCTGGTCGGCCTGGTGGTCTGGGGCAGCCTGATTCCACCCTTGCCCTTCCTGGGATTGTCGTTGTGGCTGGAAGGGCCGCAGGTAATCGGCGATTCGCTGCGTCATTTCAGTCTGGATTCGGCCCTGGTGCTGGCCTACCTGGCGTTTGGCGCCACCATTCTCGGCTACGGCCTGTGGAGCCGCCTGCTGTCGCGTTATCCGGCCAGCCAGGTGGCGCCGTTCTCGTTGCTGGTGCCGGTGGTGGGCATCAGCTCGTCGGCCATGCTGCTGGGCGAGCGCCTTGGCGCTCTGCAGATGGCCGGCGCAGCGCTGGTGATGGTCGGCTTGCTGATCAACGTCTGGGGTGGGCGTCTGCTCGATGGCTGGCGCCAGAGGGCGGCGACGCTGCCGTAG
- a CDS encoding DUF1003 domain-containing protein — MNDAPHPLQQLAHNLLGKAVHELEPEENNVLEKIRQRRPISRDVADVSDEESTFGERLSDKVAAVGGSWSFIICFSLTMLGWMLINTDVLAHFGMAFDPYPYIFLNLMLSTLAAVQAPIIMMSQNRQAAKDRLAASLDFEVNLRAELEIMRLHEKIDQRIQQRLDQILERLPEKRLQD; from the coding sequence ATGAACGACGCCCCACACCCTCTGCAACAGCTCGCCCACAACCTGCTCGGCAAGGCCGTGCATGAACTCGAACCGGAAGAAAACAACGTTCTCGAAAAGATTCGCCAGCGTCGCCCCATCAGCCGCGACGTGGCCGACGTCTCGGACGAAGAATCGACCTTCGGCGAGCGCCTGTCGGACAAGGTCGCGGCGGTTGGCGGCTCCTGGTCATTCATCATCTGCTTCTCGCTGACCATGCTCGGCTGGATGCTGATCAACACCGACGTGCTCGCGCACTTCGGCATGGCCTTCGATCCCTACCCCTACATCTTCCTCAACCTGATGCTCTCGACCCTGGCCGCGGTGCAGGCGCCGATCATCATGATGAGCCAGAACCGCCAAGCGGCGAAGGATCGCCTGGCCGCCAGCCTGGACTTCGAGGTGAACCTGCGCGCCGAGCTGGAAATCATGCGCCTGCACGAAAAGATCGATCAGCGCATCCAGCAGCGTCTGGATCAGATCCTCGAACGCCTGCCGGAAAAGCGCCTGCAAGATTGA
- a CDS encoding sensor domain-containing diguanylate cyclase, protein MRKGTRLTSALLLFICLSLASLAAWQIWFSRERALHDLNLSSLNLAQALDNYSEGVIRQSELVLLDLIEHLQHEGNTPASRHQLEALMRQQSEILGIASAITVYDAHGKRQLSSVRVPNDAPGATDRRYFTHHRDNPSPAIFIGPTVKSRVTGDWVFSISRRLDHADGQFAGVVVVTLGVEHFLQLFGSIKLGEQGSASLSSSDGTLLFRHPFREQDVGLNWSNSPILKVLQERDEGTSEQVSRIDGIERLYAFRRNSRLPLITVVALGRDEALAPWRHDAQLFATLILMLLVSVGVIGQRLLVDIRRRTRAERKLLIAQEELLDANARLEVLASQDALTGLANRRSFDQTLEVEIRRALRRQSALSLVLLDIDYFKRYNDRYGHIAGDTCLRTVAEILKSCIHRPGDLAARYGGEELALILPNTDADGAEAIARTFMTALQQRHLTHQASPFGTVTVSLGIASLVHRGEDSHDLALSLIQAADQALYQAKSGGRDCLQRADSVG, encoded by the coding sequence ATGAGAAAAGGCACCCGGCTCACGTCCGCCCTGCTGCTGTTCATCTGCCTGTCGCTGGCCTCCCTCGCCGCCTGGCAGATCTGGTTCTCACGCGAACGCGCGCTGCATGATCTGAACCTGTCCAGCCTGAATCTGGCGCAGGCGCTGGACAACTACAGCGAAGGGGTGATTCGCCAGTCGGAGCTGGTGCTGCTCGATCTCATCGAGCACCTGCAGCACGAGGGCAACACGCCTGCCTCGCGACACCAGCTCGAAGCGCTGATGCGCCAGCAGAGCGAGATACTCGGTATCGCCAGCGCCATCACCGTCTACGACGCTCACGGCAAACGCCAGCTCTCCTCTGTCAGGGTACCCAACGATGCACCGGGAGCCACCGACCGGAGGTACTTCACTCATCACCGCGACAATCCCTCCCCCGCGATATTCATCGGCCCCACGGTCAAGAGCCGTGTCACCGGCGACTGGGTGTTCAGCATCAGTCGCAGGCTCGACCATGCCGATGGCCAATTCGCCGGAGTCGTCGTGGTAACCCTTGGCGTCGAGCACTTCCTGCAACTGTTCGGCAGCATCAAGCTGGGCGAGCAGGGCTCGGCCAGCCTGTCCAGCAGCGACGGCACTCTGCTGTTTCGCCACCCCTTCCGTGAACAGGATGTCGGCCTGAACTGGTCCAACTCGCCGATCCTGAAGGTATTGCAAGAACGCGACGAAGGCACCTCCGAGCAGGTCTCACGCATCGACGGCATCGAACGCCTGTATGCCTTCCGCCGTAACAGCCGCCTGCCCCTGATCACCGTGGTCGCCCTCGGCCGCGATGAAGCCCTGGCGCCCTGGCGCCATGACGCGCAACTGTTCGCCACGCTGATCCTGATGCTGCTGGTCAGCGTGGGTGTCATCGGCCAGCGTCTGCTCGTGGACATTCGCCGCCGCACCCGCGCGGAGAGAAAACTGCTCATCGCCCAGGAAGAACTGCTCGATGCCAATGCCCGGCTGGAAGTGCTGGCTTCGCAGGATGCCCTGACCGGCCTGGCCAACCGCCGCAGTTTCGACCAGACCCTGGAAGTGGAAATCCGCCGCGCCCTGCGCCGCCAGTCGGCACTGTCGCTGGTGCTGCTCGATATCGACTATTTCAAGCGCTACAACGACCGCTACGGCCACATAGCCGGCGACACCTGCCTGCGCACGGTCGCCGAGATCCTCAAGTCCTGCATCCATCGCCCAGGGGATCTAGCCGCGCGTTACGGTGGCGAGGAGCTGGCGCTGATCCTGCCGAACACCGATGCGGATGGTGCCGAAGCCATTGCCCGCACCTTCATGACGGCACTGCAGCAACGCCACCTGACCCATCAGGCCAGCCCCTTCGGCACGGTGACGGTGAGTCTCGGTATCGCCAGTCTGGTACACAGGGGCGAAGACAGCCATGACCTGGCCCTCAGCCTGATCCAGGCCGCCGACCAGGCGCTCTATCAGGCCAAGAGCGGCGGCCGTGACTGCCTGCAGCGGGCCGATTCGGTGGGGTGA
- a CDS encoding peptidylprolyl isomerase, translating to MARATARHILVASEDKCNELKSAIEGGADFAQLAKDNSTCPSGRNGGDLGSFGPGQMVKEFDTVVFSAPVGVVQGPVKTQFGYHLLEVTSRQD from the coding sequence ATGGCTCGCGCCACTGCCCGCCACATCCTGGTTGCCAGCGAAGACAAGTGCAACGAACTGAAAAGCGCCATCGAAGGCGGCGCCGATTTCGCCCAACTGGCCAAGGACAACTCCACCTGCCCGTCCGGCCGTAACGGTGGCGACCTGGGTTCGTTCGGCCCCGGCCAGATGGTCAAGGAATTCGACACTGTGGTGTTCAGCGCGCCGGTCGGCGTGGTGCAAGGCCCGGTCAAGACCCAGTTCGGCTATCACCTGCTGGAAGTCACCAGCCGTCAGGACTGA
- a CDS encoding GGDEF domain-containing protein produces the protein MPGRLIQTDEHRRKVLRALLWITVCGGSFFSVFNLLHDNWLLAGLEIAYASVSLFMLTIINTTPRLPLWTTIYLLPFFSIMMVGLAQTHTIFAIFAWIQTIPIICYMLLGLRLGMCGSLLFVGIGLYVFTWRFSSESLLHNLEIVTNLGLASLTVMIFAHIYERSRLINEQRLTEKATTDALTGLPNRLKLAEVFERERAQALRNGTPLALVFLDIDHFKQINDRFGHEGGDRALQHFAEVLQQRLRQSDLLCRLGGEEFAVLLPGSTPTDALEVAESLRERLASTSLEIDGKPLQMTLSAGLAHFGEDGLILSSLMLAADKRTYAAKRAGRNRVIARDESPEIEVRHQA, from the coding sequence ATGCCCGGCCGACTCATCCAGACCGACGAACACCGCCGCAAGGTTCTCAGGGCCTTGCTATGGATCACCGTCTGTGGCGGTTCGTTCTTCTCGGTGTTCAACCTGCTGCACGACAACTGGCTGCTGGCCGGCTTGGAAATCGCCTACGCCAGCGTATCGCTGTTCATGCTGACCATCATCAACACCACGCCGCGCCTGCCCCTGTGGACCACCATCTACCTGTTGCCGTTCTTCAGCATCATGATGGTGGGGCTGGCGCAGACGCATACCATCTTCGCCATCTTCGCCTGGATCCAGACCATCCCGATCATCTGCTACATGCTGCTTGGCCTGCGCCTGGGTATGTGCGGCTCGCTGCTGTTCGTCGGCATCGGGCTGTACGTCTTCACCTGGCGCTTCTCCTCCGAATCCCTGCTGCATAACCTGGAGATCGTCACCAATCTCGGCCTGGCCAGCCTCACCGTGATGATCTTCGCGCATATCTACGAGCGCAGCCGGCTGATCAACGAGCAGCGCCTGACGGAGAAGGCCACCACCGATGCGCTGACCGGCCTGCCCAACCGCCTGAAGCTGGCCGAGGTGTTCGAGCGCGAGCGTGCGCAGGCGCTACGCAATGGCACACCCTTGGCGCTGGTGTTTCTCGACATCGACCATTTCAAGCAGATCAATGACCGCTTCGGCCATGAGGGCGGTGATCGCGCCCTGCAGCACTTCGCCGAGGTGCTGCAACAACGTCTGCGCCAGAGTGACCTGCTGTGTCGGCTCGGCGGCGAGGAGTTCGCCGTGCTGCTACCCGGCAGCACCCCGACCGATGCCCTGGAGGTAGCCGAGAGCCTGCGCGAACGCCTGGCCAGTACATCCCTGGAAATCGATGGTAAGCCGCTGCAGATGACCCTCAGCGCGGGCCTCGCTCACTTCGGCGAAGATGGGCTGATCCTCAGCTCGCTGATGCTAGCGGCTGACAAGCGCACCTATGCGGCCAAACGCGCCGGGCGCAATCGGGTGATCGCCCGGGACGAATCGCCCGAGATAGAGGTCAGACATCAGGCGTAA
- a CDS encoding CAP domain-containing protein, with product MTKCVTRCGLLIALTLLCAWGAQAAQQEPLIAAINEYRGQVQRCAGKVFEPLPGLSADQRLELPVNGSGDLQQELTATAYPMVTVQAISLSGPRDAQAAMQALRESFCQILLDPQFVDIGINQVGRDWRVVLARPLLSAKLADAKVEGQHLLEQVNAARGQARQCGEQRFAAAPPLAWNEALGEAALGHSRAMANGNFFDHLDPDGRTPGDRAELAGYPGGTVGENIAAGQDSAQRVLQGWLTSPDHCANLMNPAFSDFGGAYASDPKSDAGIYWTALFGGR from the coding sequence ATGACGAAATGCGTTACAAGGTGTGGCCTGCTGATCGCGCTGACATTGCTCTGCGCCTGGGGCGCGCAGGCGGCTCAGCAGGAGCCGCTGATCGCGGCAATCAACGAATACCGTGGCCAGGTGCAGCGTTGTGCCGGCAAGGTGTTCGAGCCGCTGCCCGGCTTGAGCGCTGATCAGCGCCTGGAGTTGCCGGTGAACGGCAGTGGCGATTTGCAGCAGGAGCTGACGGCGACGGCTTACCCCATGGTCACCGTGCAGGCCATCAGCCTGTCCGGGCCGCGTGATGCGCAAGCGGCCATGCAGGCGTTGCGCGAGAGTTTCTGCCAGATCCTGCTCGATCCGCAGTTCGTCGACATCGGCATCAACCAGGTGGGGCGCGACTGGCGCGTGGTGCTGGCGCGGCCGTTGCTCAGTGCCAAGCTGGCGGATGCCAAGGTGGAGGGACAGCACCTGCTCGAGCAGGTCAACGCGGCCCGTGGGCAGGCACGCCAGTGCGGCGAGCAGCGCTTCGCCGCCGCGCCGCCTCTGGCCTGGAACGAGGCGTTGGGCGAGGCGGCATTAGGGCACAGCCGAGCCATGGCCAATGGCAATTTCTTCGACCACCTCGACCCGGATGGACGTACACCGGGTGATCGTGCCGAACTGGCCGGCTACCCGGGTGGCACGGTGGGCGAGAACATCGCCGCCGGGCAGGACTCGGCGCAGCGCGTGCTGCAGGGCTGGCTGACCAGCCCGGATCATTGTGCCAACCTGATGAATCCCGCCTTCAGCGACTTTGGCGGCGCCTACGCCAGCGACCCGAAGAGCGACGCCGGCATCTACTGGACGGCGCTGTTCGGCGGCCGATGA
- a CDS encoding NAD(P)H-dependent oxidoreductase yields the protein MKKILLLNGGKAFAHSNGQYNATLHDAAVAFLDRAGFDLKTTFIDGGYDIEEEVQKFLWADVVIYQMPGWWMGAPWTVKQYLDEVFTAGHGSLYANDGRTRADASQKYGSGGLIQGKQYMLSLTWNAPLQAFEDPADFFEGKGVDAVYFPFHKANQFLGMSALPTFICNDVMKVPNIERDVARYQQHLAEVFAVV from the coding sequence ATGAAAAAGATCCTCCTGCTCAATGGCGGCAAAGCGTTCGCTCATTCCAATGGCCAATACAACGCCACCCTGCACGACGCCGCCGTGGCCTTTCTCGACCGTGCCGGCTTCGACCTCAAGACCACCTTCATCGATGGCGGCTACGACATCGAAGAAGAAGTGCAGAAATTCCTCTGGGCCGACGTGGTCATCTACCAGATGCCCGGCTGGTGGATGGGCGCGCCCTGGACGGTGAAGCAGTACCTCGACGAGGTGTTCACCGCCGGCCACGGCAGCCTCTACGCCAACGATGGCCGTACCCGCGCCGATGCCTCGCAGAAGTACGGCAGCGGCGGGCTGATCCAAGGCAAGCAGTACATGCTGTCACTGACCTGGAACGCCCCGCTGCAGGCCTTCGAGGATCCGGCGGACTTCTTCGAGGGCAAGGGGGTGGACGCGGTGTACTTCCCCTTCCACAAGGCCAACCAGTTCCTCGGCATGAGCGCCCTGCCCACCTTCATCTGCAACGACGTGATGAAGGTGCCGAACATCGAGCGCGACGTGGCACGCTATCAGCAGCACCTGGCAGAGGTGTTCGCCGTGGTCTGA
- a CDS encoding putative quinol monooxygenase, protein MYAFILHAHTRPERADAFECLFRDYIEPSRAEPGCLEYHMLRDAQDPTLFIFYEVWASQAALDAHMALPHMRAFHERRMDYLRAELQVRAVEVLGPAI, encoded by the coding sequence ATGTACGCCTTCATCCTTCACGCCCATACCCGGCCCGAGCGGGCCGACGCCTTCGAGTGCCTGTTCCGCGACTACATCGAGCCCAGCCGCGCCGAGCCTGGCTGCCTCGAATATCACATGCTGCGCGACGCGCAGGATCCGACCCTGTTCATCTTCTACGAGGTATGGGCCTCGCAGGCCGCGCTGGACGCGCACATGGCCCTGCCGCACATGCGCGCCTTCCATGAGCGGCGTATGGACTACCTGCGCGCTGAACTGCAGGTGCGGGCGGTCGAGGTACTGGGGCCTGCCATCTGA
- a CDS encoding DUF1697 domain-containing protein — protein sequence MKYCAFLRGVNVRGTTMKMADVCQVFVDAGMEAVSSVLASGNIVFTSAEQAEASRRVLENAMAQRFAYKAFLFVKSRQEIESLRDGNPFVQKDELHVYAFVGNADIAQVLMQEFDAASKAEHEEAAIVNNVFYWQVPKGNTLDSAFGKILGRKSLKDRFTSRNINTFEKVLKKMGK from the coding sequence ATGAAGTACTGTGCGTTTCTGCGCGGCGTCAATGTAAGGGGCACCACCATGAAAATGGCGGATGTCTGTCAGGTATTCGTCGACGCCGGGATGGAGGCGGTCAGTTCCGTACTGGCTTCTGGAAACATCGTCTTCACGTCGGCTGAACAGGCTGAAGCATCGAGGCGGGTTCTTGAAAACGCCATGGCGCAGCGGTTTGCCTATAAGGCCTTCCTGTTCGTCAAGTCTCGGCAGGAAATAGAAAGCCTCCGTGACGGCAATCCTTTTGTGCAGAAGGATGAGCTTCATGTCTATGCCTTTGTCGGCAATGCGGACATAGCACAAGTGCTGATGCAGGAATTCGATGCGGCCTCCAAAGCGGAGCACGAGGAGGCTGCCATCGTGAACAATGTCTTCTATTGGCAGGTGCCGAAAGGCAATACCCTGGATTCTGCTTTCGGCAAAATCCTGGGCAGAAAAAGTCTCAAGGACCGCTTCACCAGCCGCAACATCAATACCTTCGAGAAGGTCCTCAAGAAGATGGGGAAATAG
- a CDS encoding patatin-like phospholipase family protein, whose product MEPFRIGITMAGAISAGAYSAGVLDFLLYALDEWQQAKDKGEAVPEHEVVVTVISGASAGAMTGALALPALAEGFKPGWQNYPELGRVDYSLPRLYQAWVRLPSFVAPKGGPDLLGLADLKRTDENKKPLPVQSLLDSSVLDGIVDKTFLGLGQLAEPRPYIAQGLHLFMTHTNLRGVPYEAHFQGGAQGQPGYPMRLHADRVHYRLEGLGSTPVASPWADNECLERFTLSVHQLQGMQGRLPDEWQRYAAAALGSGAFPVGLSARSISGQTYHEHAKRSWPLVSLYRPGASPRLEPSFPEQLKGPDNPPISYVTVDGGVLNNEPFELARWTLMENPPRSNPRTEDGGECVDRAVIMIDPFPEADPYPLTDALDLSLMSVIGKILPAMKSQARCKLDEIVAAMELSYSRFLIAPRRYDEQGNAQRYGIACGLLGGFGGFLSERFRAHDYQLGRLNCQRFLMEYFALPESYQVVQQGYDCLKASHLKGFSCSPGGVASRPLIPLVGAAVSPIQPLPWPRVLRSEVEEVVAKAMVRANVLVPQLLRQQVSKPLVKGLMRLAWSIWGKGGVEDMIRFTLLSELLTRDQLMSLRGSVPHKLNEEERTLLAALCSPAHDLRTVDGLVAETRLDRQQVLLFLERRADMLWRGPKTQGGRRTYTIDERRPGLQRRLVILRKLTELTNGKLEIDLPNDEL is encoded by the coding sequence ATGGAGCCGTTTCGTATCGGTATCACGATGGCTGGGGCCATCTCGGCAGGGGCTTACAGCGCCGGTGTGCTGGATTTTCTGCTGTATGCGCTGGACGAGTGGCAGCAGGCCAAGGACAAGGGCGAAGCGGTGCCCGAGCATGAGGTCGTGGTAACGGTCATCTCCGGCGCCTCGGCCGGAGCAATGACCGGGGCACTGGCCCTGCCGGCACTGGCCGAGGGCTTCAAGCCCGGCTGGCAGAATTACCCCGAGCTGGGCCGGGTCGACTACAGCCTGCCGCGCCTCTACCAGGCCTGGGTTCGCTTGCCCAGTTTCGTCGCGCCGAAGGGCGGGCCGGATCTGCTGGGGCTTGCGGATCTCAAGCGCACTGACGAGAACAAGAAGCCCTTGCCGGTGCAATCGCTGCTCGACAGCAGCGTGCTCGATGGCATCGTCGACAAGACCTTCCTCGGGCTCGGCCAGCTCGCCGAGCCACGGCCCTATATCGCCCAGGGTCTGCATCTGTTCATGACCCATACCAACCTGCGCGGTGTGCCCTATGAAGCGCACTTCCAGGGGGGCGCACAGGGGCAGCCGGGCTATCCGATGCGGTTGCACGCGGATCGGGTGCACTACCGGCTCGAGGGCCTGGGCAGTACGCCGGTAGCGAGCCCCTGGGCCGACAATGAGTGCCTCGAGCGCTTCACCCTGTCCGTGCATCAGTTGCAGGGTATGCAAGGCAGGCTGCCGGATGAGTGGCAGAGGTATGCCGCTGCGGCACTGGGCTCTGGCGCCTTCCCTGTTGGCCTCAGTGCCCGCAGTATCAGCGGGCAGACCTATCATGAGCACGCAAAGCGCAGTTGGCCGCTGGTCAGCTTGTACAGGCCGGGGGCTTCGCCGCGCCTGGAGCCGAGCTTCCCCGAGCAATTGAAGGGGCCGGACAACCCGCCCATCTCCTATGTCACGGTCGACGGCGGAGTGCTGAACAACGAGCCCTTCGAGCTGGCCCGCTGGACCCTGATGGAGAACCCACCTCGTTCCAACCCACGCACCGAGGATGGGGGCGAGTGCGTCGATCGTGCGGTGATCATGATTGACCCCTTTCCCGAAGCCGATCCGTACCCGCTGACCGATGCGTTGGATCTGAGCCTCATGTCGGTCATCGGCAAGATCCTGCCGGCCATGAAGAGTCAGGCGCGCTGCAAGCTGGATGAGATCGTCGCGGCCATGGAGCTGTCCTACAGCCGTTTCCTCATTGCTCCGCGTCGCTATGACGAACAGGGCAACGCGCAACGCTACGGCATTGCCTGTGGCCTGCTGGGGGGCTTCGGCGGGTTTCTCAGCGAACGCTTTCGCGCCCACGATTACCAACTCGGTCGGCTCAATTGTCAGCGCTTTCTGATGGAGTATTTCGCTCTGCCCGAGTCTTATCAGGTCGTGCAGCAAGGTTACGACTGCCTGAAGGCGTCGCACCTCAAAGGCTTTAGCTGCAGCCCAGGCGGGGTGGCCTCGCGGCCGCTGATTCCGCTGGTGGGCGCGGCGGTATCGCCGATCCAGCCACTGCCCTGGCCCAGGGTGCTGCGCAGCGAGGTCGAGGAAGTGGTGGCCAAGGCTATGGTGCGCGCCAATGTGCTGGTGCCGCAGCTATTGCGCCAGCAGGTGAGCAAACCGTTGGTAAAAGGGCTGATGCGGCTGGCCTGGTCCATCTGGGGCAAGGGCGGCGTCGAGGACATGATCCGCTTCACCCTGCTCAGCGAACTGCTGACACGCGATCAACTGATGAGCCTCAGGGGCAGCGTGCCGCACAAGCTCAACGAAGAAGAGCGCACGCTGCTGGCGGCACTCTGCTCGCCGGCCCATGACCTGCGTACCGTCGATGGCCTGGTGGCGGAGACCCGGCTGGACAGGCAGCAGGTGCTGCTGTTTCTCGAGCGCCGTGCCGACATGCTCTGGCGCGGGCCCAAGACCCAGGGCGGGCGCCGAACCTACACCATCGACGAGCGGCGGCCAGGCTTGCAGCGCAGGCTGGTGATCCTGCGCAAGTTGACGGAGCTGACCAACGGCAAGCTGGAGATCGATCTGCCCAACGATGAGCTTTAA